From the genome of Brevinematales bacterium, one region includes:
- the lpxB gene encoding lipid-A-disaccharide synthase: MPPRKGNNSSDTQSPSHQKELKAEKTFFFSAGEISGDAHASELIGELSAMGRYDFVGLGGKQMFEAGLRSAFGDVSTLSTVGFVESLNFIGKKVRLLRNSVEFLKKNPPAAVILVDNQGFNILLGREAKKLGIPVFYYIPPTVSVWAEWNAPKVAAICDHLICNISADMEIYRRYTENVYYPGHPTVDKIAKFVPDAGFLKKLGLTPGKPVVSIFPGSRHQELRKLLGIMLDAAKILIESDGYQVILPVSHAKFRGTIERAMHARKLDGRIALVEDDPYSVMHSASVNIMASGTATLESVLMRRPPVICYRISPISFAIAKRLVKKQMIGLPNIFLDRKVFPELLQRDCNPRKIAQTVRELISPSPELRALLEQSYDGVRDIVGEPGVSSRAARYILDRV; the protein is encoded by the coding sequence GTGCCGCCCAGAAAGGGGAATAACTCTTCCGATACGCAAAGTCCTTCTCATCAGAAAGAACTCAAAGCTGAAAAAACATTTTTCTTCTCCGCCGGGGAAATTTCCGGCGACGCTCACGCATCCGAGCTCATCGGCGAACTCAGCGCTATGGGGCGGTACGATTTCGTCGGACTGGGCGGGAAGCAGATGTTCGAGGCTGGGCTCCGTTCGGCGTTCGGCGACGTCTCCACGCTCAGTACGGTAGGGTTTGTCGAATCGCTCAACTTTATCGGAAAAAAAGTCCGCCTCCTCAGAAATTCGGTGGAGTTCCTGAAAAAAAATCCCCCCGCCGCCGTCATCCTTGTCGATAATCAGGGCTTCAATATCCTGCTCGGACGGGAAGCGAAAAAGCTGGGGATACCCGTTTTTTATTATATCCCCCCGACCGTGTCGGTATGGGCGGAATGGAACGCGCCTAAGGTCGCGGCAATCTGCGACCACCTGATCTGTAATATAAGCGCTGATATGGAGATATACCGACGTTACACGGAAAATGTCTACTATCCCGGGCATCCGACTGTCGATAAAATCGCCAAGTTCGTGCCGGACGCGGGCTTCCTGAAAAAACTCGGGCTGACTCCCGGGAAACCGGTCGTATCGATATTTCCCGGTAGCCGCCATCAGGAGCTCAGGAAACTTCTGGGCATCATGCTGGACGCCGCGAAGATACTGATTGAGAGCGACGGGTATCAGGTGATACTTCCCGTGTCGCACGCCAAGTTCAGGGGGACGATTGAACGCGCGATGCATGCACGGAAGCTGGACGGCAGGATCGCGCTGGTGGAGGACGACCCTTACTCGGTGATGCATTCCGCATCGGTGAACATAATGGCTTCCGGCACCGCGACCCTTGAGTCGGTACTGATGCGGCGTCCGCCGGTCATCTGCTACAGGATATCCCCGATATCGTTCGCGATCGCGAAGCGCCTTGTAAAGAAACAAATGATCGGCCTTCCGAATATATTTCTCGATAGAAAGGTTTTCCCTGAACTCCTCCAACGGGACTGCAATCCGCGAAAGATCGCTCAGACGGTGCGCGAATTAATTTCTCCCAGCCCGGAGCTTCGCGCGTTATTGGAACAATCGTACGACGGTGTGCGGGACATTGTCGGCGAGCCGGGTGTTTCGTCACGCGCGGCGCGATATATCCTCGACCGGGTATAA
- the ruvX gene encoding Holliday junction resolvase RuvX, translating to MFRHARRDISSTGYNMGRILAIDVGEKRVGLAVTDDLQIIASPFDVLPNNNELFTKLKNICVEYKVAKLVIGMPYSKKHKEASAMAEGFTESIKQEFADSMGLEIDFQDERNSSVYAETWMKTEGYSYKRIRESSDKYAALKILEDYITRPKE from the coding sequence GTGTTTCGTCACGCGCGGCGCGATATATCCTCGACCGGGTATAACATGGGCAGGATTCTCGCTATCGACGTCGGTGAGAAACGGGTCGGCCTCGCGGTCACCGACGACCTCCAGATCATCGCATCCCCCTTCGACGTGCTCCCCAATAACAACGAACTTTTCACAAAGCTGAAAAACATCTGCGTCGAGTATAAAGTCGCCAAACTGGTGATCGGTATGCCGTATTCGAAGAAGCATAAGGAAGCCTCCGCGATGGCGGAAGGTTTCACCGAAAGTATTAAACAGGAGTTTGCCGACAGTATGGGGCTGGAAATCGATTTTCAGGACGAGCGCAACAGCTCTGTTTACGCCGAGACATGGATGAAGACCGAGGGCTATTCCTACAAACGGATACGCGAGAGTTCCGATAAATATGCGGCTCTCAAGATTCTCGAGGACTATATAACCCGACCAAAAGAGTAA